The proteins below are encoded in one region of Coffea arabica cultivar ET-39 chromosome 4c, Coffea Arabica ET-39 HiFi, whole genome shotgun sequence:
- the LOC113738974 gene encoding putative disease resistance RPP13-like protein 3 — protein MADPVISLVVERTGDLLVQKIVFLKGVRGHVERLQNDLVRMRCFLKDADQRQDEDARIRNWVSEIRAAAYDAEDIIEIFASKLEFFTKDKGLVTKLTYYPLKIVNLYKIGKEIESLRMRLNDIADSREEYGINNLGEGMTTHGEELQRIRRSSPFSEEKDVVGFGEITKSLVAELLKEDKNRRVVSIVGMGGAGKTTLAKKVYNHADVRARFDCRAWVCVSSSYNHKETLRTIIKQLYPMTNELLDMLEKMQEQDLEQRLYQDLQDKCCLVVLDDVWKEEAWDCLAKAFPDVNTSSSRLLLTSRNRDVAQHADARSKPHELKTLGEEDSWQLFLGKALDHGANVGCPRDLEEVGREIVRRCAGLPLAITVVGGLLLGKKELKIEWEKVLNSFNTNLSKSQSGVSAILELSYADLPPNLKFCFLYLGLFPEDSVISVPKLIHMWVAEGIMQKRDAKNLEETAAYDVEQLFSRNMVQVAEMTVDERIKSCRLHDLLRDLAIRKAEDENFFQIHGTRDDKISAKPRYLAVHSLSLDKNYFGTSTPPLRCLLFFNVRYYRKNISLIFKSFRKLRTLDLENVKMGYNLPKGIGEIRLLRYLNLRGTYIRRLPHSVGCLRNLQTLDLRTYDTVRVSNFIWKLESLRHLYAHEMLCDVPLKIEGLRNLQTLSGIRFEDVMHNNMITLTSLQKLRIRVDDRSKIDKLCMHLSEVGSLKALGLYRTPGRGWPQSLAGLSKLHHVTELQVSGRDLRMLRPDFPPNLSRLSLRSTSLTDDPMPALEKLGQLSFLKLESTHWGPPHMVISRHGFHQLKFLELSRLYALDEIKVEKGALPQLQCLRIKYCFDLEKLPEELKDISTLDTLELVDMPEYFISGLDADLVSSVPNLRIFDSPEERMQ, from the coding sequence ATGGCTGACCCTGTTATCTCTCTTGTTGTTGAGAGAACTGGCGATCTGCTGGTTCAAAAAATTGTTTTCCTGAAAGGTGTTCGAGGCCATGTTGAGAGACTTCAAAATGATCTGGTCCGGATGCGGTGTTTCCTGAAAGATGCTGATCAGAGGCAAGATGAAGATGCGAGGATCCGCAACTGGGTTTCTGAAATCAGAGCTGCGGCCTACGATGCGGAGGATATCATTGAGATCTTTGCCAGCAAACTTGAGTTCTTCACAAAGGACAAGGGACTCGTCACCAAATTGACGTATTATCCCTTGAAAATTGTGAACCTCTACAAGATAGGTAAAGAGATTGAATCCTTACGGATGAGGCTCAATGACATAGCTGACAGCCGCGAAGAGTATGGTATCAATAATCTTGGAGAGGGGATGACTACGCATGGGGAAGAGCTTCAACGGATCCGGCGATCCTCTCCTTTCAGCGAGGAAAAGGATGTAGTGGGCTTCGGGGAGATAACAAAATCGCTGGTGGCAGAACTTTTGAAAGAGGACAAAAACCGCCGTGTGGTTTCAATCGTCGGCATGGGAGGTGCTGGGAAGACAACTCTAGCCAAAAAAGTTTATAACCATGCTGACGTCAGGGCAAGATTCGACTGCCGTGCTTGGGTATGCGTCTCTTCAAGCTACAATCACAAAGAGACGCTAAGGACAATCATAAAGCAATTATATCCGATGACTAATGAACTACTTGACATGTTGGAAAAGATGCAAGAGCAGGACTTGGAACAAAGGCTCTATCAAGATCTACAAGATAAATGTTGTCTTGTGGTACTTGATGATGTATGGAAAGAAGAAGCGTGGGATTGTCTTGCTAAGGCCTTTCCTGATGTTAATACATCAAGTAGTAGACTGCTGCTTACAAGTCGCAATCGGGATGTTGCCCAACACGCAGATGCTCGTAGCAAACCACATGAGCTGAAAACTCTGGGGGAGGAAGACAGCTGGCAGTTGTTCCTCGGAAAGGCCTTAGACCATGGAGCTAATGTTGGGTGTCCTCGGGATTTGGAAGAAGTAGGCAGAGAGATTGTAAGGAGATGTGCTGGTCTGCCACTGGCCATCACAGTTGTAGGTGGGCTGCTACTGGGCAAGAAAGAGTTGAAGATTGAATGGGAGAAAGTTCTCAATAGTTTCAACACAAACCTATCAAAGAGCCAGAGTGGAGTATCAGCAATTCTGGAATTAAGTTATGCAGACCTTCCTcccaatctgaaattttgttttttgtatTTGGGTTTGTTTCCCGAAGACTCCGTGATTTCTGTGCCCAAGTTGATCCATATGTGGGTTGCAGAGGGAATAATGCAGAAAAGAGATGCAAAAAATTTGGAGGAAACTGCAGCATATGATGTGGAACAACTTTTTAGCAGAAATATGGTCCAGGTGGCGGAAATGACTGTTGATGAGAGGATTAAAAGCTGCAGACTCCATGATTTGCTGCGAGACCTTGCAATCAGGAAGGCAGaggatgaaaatttttttcagaTCCATGGCACCAGAGATGATAAAATATCAGCCAAACCCAGGTACCTAGCTGTTCATAGTCTCTCTCTggataaaaattattttgggaCTTCGACCCCTCCTCTCCGGTGTCTGCTTTTTTTCAATGTCCGCTATTACAGGAAAAACATTAGTCTTATCTTCAAAAGTTTCAGAAAGCTTAGGACACTGGACCTTGAGAATGTTAAGATGGGTTATAATTTGCCAAAAGGAATTGGTGAAATCAGGCTTCTAAGGTACCTCAATTTAAGAGGCACATACATTAGAAGGCTCCCTCATTCCGTCGGTTGCTTGCGAAACCTACAAACTCTTGACTTACGGACCTATGACACAGTGAgagtttcaaatttcatttggaagcttgaaagtttaCGGCATCTATATGCGCATGAGATGCTATGTGATGTGCCTCTTAAGATTGAAGGATTGAGAAATCTCCAGACTCTGTCAGGCATACGCTTTGAGGACGTTATGCACAATAACATGATAACTCTGACAAGTCTTCAGAAGCTGCGGATTCGGGTGGATGACAGGTCAAAGATAGACAAACTCTGCATGCATTTATCTGAGGTTGGAAGCCTAAAGGCGCTAGGTCTTTATCGTACTCCAGGAAGAGGGTGGCCACAATCTCTAGCTGGACTTTCTAAGCTCCATCATGTAACAGAGCTCCAGGTATCCGGGAGGGATTTGAGAATGCTGCGTCCTGATTTCCCTCCAAATCTCTCTCGCTTGTCTTTGAGATCCACGTCTCTCACGGATGACCCAATGCCAGCACTAGAGAAGTTGGGACAGCTGTCGTTCCTCAAACTGGAATCTACACATTGGGGACCACCGCATATGGTCATCTCTAGGCATGGGTTTCACCAATTGAAATTCCTTGAGCTCAGCCGCCTATATGCTTTGGATGAAATAAAGGTGGAGAAAGGTGCATTGCCACAGCTCCAATGCCTGAGGATCAAGTACTGCTTTGATTTAGAGAAGTTGCCGGAAGAGCTGAAGGACATATCTACTCTTGATACGCTTGAGCTTGTGGACATGCCAGAATATTTCATCAGTGGGCTTGATGCGGACCTGGTGTCCAGTGTCCCTAACCTCAGAATATTTGACTCGCCGGAGGAAAGAatgcaataa